The proteins below come from a single Arthrobacter sp. zg-Y1171 genomic window:
- the dxs gene encoding 1-deoxy-D-xylulose-5-phosphate synthase: MGLLETIRDPRDLSRLSLTQLKRLAEEIRSFLITNVAQTGGHLGPNLGVVELTMGIHRVFDSPRDSIVFDTGHQSYVHKILTGRQDFATLRQQGGMSGYPSRAESVHDIVESSHASSSLSWADGISRARQLSGEGDRYTVVMVGDGALTGGMAWEALNNIAADQRRRVVIVVNDNGRSYAPTIGGLADYLASLRPTIDAVRTHHAYENTLDWWRKRLQQGGPAGRFAYRSLHAAKKGIKDWWSPQGLFEDLGMKYVGPIDGHDLDAVERALHKAKNYAGPVIVHAMTEKGRGYAPARAHEADQFHAVGIIDPETGAPVEPGGKESWTSVFATEIAEIADERADIVGITGAMLIPVGLHRFAERHPDRVFDVGIAEQHALTSAAGMAFGGLHPVVALYATFLNRAFDQLLMDVALHKAGVTIVLDRAGVTGPDGASHHGMWDMSMLQIVPGLHLAAPRDATRLKEELREAVAISDAPSVVRFSKGTVGSDIDAVERTSDGVDILARRPTEDSSNDVLIVSVGAMAGMALDVADRLGAQGISSTVVDPRWVLPVPQSIIRIAADHRIVIVIEDGVRAGGVGSRIRQEMRAAGVDTALNEVGLPAEFLDHGSRSEVLERVGLTARQIANDVVAQVLGTKVPFARPLPGSEMPTGQVPKIQ, encoded by the coding sequence TTGGGACTTCTGGAAACAATCCGGGATCCTCGGGACCTCAGCAGGCTTTCGCTGACACAGCTGAAGCGGCTTGCTGAGGAGATCCGTTCATTCCTGATCACTAACGTCGCGCAGACCGGCGGGCACCTCGGGCCGAACCTGGGCGTGGTGGAACTGACCATGGGCATCCACCGGGTCTTCGATTCGCCGCGGGACAGCATTGTCTTTGACACCGGGCACCAGTCTTACGTGCACAAGATCCTCACCGGACGCCAGGACTTCGCTACGCTGCGCCAGCAGGGCGGCATGTCCGGCTATCCGTCGCGGGCCGAATCGGTCCACGACATCGTGGAAAGCTCCCACGCCTCATCCTCCCTGTCCTGGGCGGACGGCATCTCCCGTGCCCGGCAGCTCAGCGGCGAAGGCGACCGCTACACCGTGGTCATGGTGGGCGACGGCGCCCTGACCGGCGGCATGGCCTGGGAAGCCCTTAACAACATTGCCGCGGACCAGCGCCGCCGCGTGGTGATTGTGGTCAACGACAACGGCCGCTCCTACGCCCCGACCATCGGCGGCCTTGCCGACTACCTGGCGTCCCTGCGTCCGACCATCGACGCCGTCCGCACCCATCACGCCTACGAGAACACCCTGGACTGGTGGCGGAAGCGCCTGCAGCAGGGCGGTCCTGCGGGCCGTTTCGCCTACCGCAGCCTGCACGCCGCGAAGAAGGGGATCAAGGACTGGTGGTCCCCCCAGGGCCTCTTCGAGGACCTGGGCATGAAATACGTGGGACCGATCGACGGCCACGACCTCGACGCCGTCGAACGCGCCCTCCACAAAGCGAAGAACTACGCCGGCCCGGTCATTGTGCACGCCATGACCGAGAAGGGACGCGGCTACGCTCCGGCGCGCGCCCACGAAGCGGACCAGTTCCACGCCGTCGGGATCATCGACCCGGAAACAGGCGCCCCCGTGGAACCGGGCGGCAAGGAATCCTGGACGTCCGTATTCGCCACCGAGATCGCCGAAATCGCCGACGAACGCGCGGACATCGTGGGGATCACCGGTGCCATGCTCATCCCGGTGGGCCTGCACCGTTTTGCCGAGCGGCATCCGGACCGGGTGTTCGACGTCGGCATCGCCGAGCAGCACGCCCTCACGTCCGCCGCCGGCATGGCCTTCGGCGGTCTGCACCCGGTGGTGGCGCTGTACGCCACCTTCCTGAACCGTGCCTTCGACCAGTTGCTGATGGACGTCGCCCTGCACAAGGCCGGCGTGACCATCGTCCTGGACCGGGCCGGCGTTACCGGTCCGGACGGGGCCAGCCACCACGGCATGTGGGACATGTCCATGCTGCAGATCGTCCCCGGGCTGCACCTGGCCGCGCCGCGCGATGCCACCCGGCTGAAGGAGGAGCTGCGCGAAGCCGTGGCCATCTCCGACGCCCCCAGCGTAGTGCGCTTCTCCAAGGGCACCGTGGGAAGCGACATCGACGCCGTGGAACGGACCTCCGACGGCGTGGACATCCTGGCCCGGCGCCCCACCGAGGACAGCTCCAATGACGTTTTGATCGTCAGCGTGGGTGCCATGGCGGGCATGGCCCTCGACGTCGCCGACAGGCTCGGCGCGCAGGGCATCAGTTCCACCGTCGTGGATCCGCGCTGGGTGCTGCCCGTGCCGCAGTCCATCATCCGCATTGCCGCCGACCACCGGATTGTCATCGTGATCGAAGACGGCGTCCGGGCCGGCGGCGTGGGCTCGCGGATCCGGCAGGAAATGCGGGCCGCTGGCGTGGATACCGCGTTGAACGAGGTGGGACTGCCGGCCGAGTTCCTCGACCACGGCAGCCGCAGCGAGGTGCTCGAGCGCGTGGGGCTGACCGCGCGGCAGATCGCCAACGACGTCGTCGCCCAGGTCCTCGGCACGAAGGTGCCGTTTGCCCGGCCGCTGCCGGGCTCCGAAATGCCGACGGGGCAGGTACCGAAGATCCAGTAG
- a CDS encoding SDR family oxidoreductase — MADNVPALAVTGATGALGGAVARLLAEAGVRQRLLARRTARLPELPDTPVFAASYLDRPQAVSALRGVQTLFMVSAAESPHRVEDHCTFVDAAVDAGVEHIVYTSFMGAASDAVFTLARDHAATEEYIASRQGLEHTFLRDCLYQDVLPTFVQPDGVIRGPAGEGRFAPVARRDIARTAVKILLSPEQHRNRTYTLTGPDELTMEDVAGILARVTGRPVSYQAETEDEAMASRMKAGAARWQAEAWTSSYRAIAEGQLAPATPDIEQLTGIAPLGLEDYLQQTSS; from the coding sequence ATGGCGGATAATGTTCCTGCCCTTGCCGTTACGGGAGCCACCGGTGCCTTGGGCGGCGCGGTTGCCCGATTGCTCGCAGAGGCAGGGGTCCGGCAGCGGCTGCTCGCGCGGCGCACCGCCCGCCTGCCCGAGCTGCCGGATACCCCCGTCTTCGCGGCCTCCTACCTTGATAGGCCGCAGGCGGTCAGTGCCCTGCGCGGGGTGCAGACCCTGTTTATGGTGTCAGCCGCTGAGAGCCCGCACCGGGTGGAGGACCACTGCACCTTTGTGGACGCGGCCGTCGACGCCGGTGTGGAGCACATCGTCTACACGTCCTTCATGGGTGCGGCGTCCGACGCCGTCTTCACGCTGGCCCGAGACCACGCCGCCACCGAGGAGTACATCGCGTCCCGGCAGGGCCTGGAGCACACGTTCCTGCGCGACTGCCTCTACCAGGACGTGCTTCCCACCTTTGTCCAGCCCGACGGCGTCATCCGCGGCCCGGCGGGAGAGGGGCGTTTCGCCCCGGTGGCGCGGAGGGACATTGCCCGCACCGCCGTGAAGATCCTGCTGTCGCCGGAGCAGCACCGGAACCGGACCTACACCCTGACCGGCCCTGATGAGCTGACCATGGAGGATGTTGCCGGCATCCTGGCCCGGGTCACCGGAAGACCCGTGAGCTACCAGGCGGAAACCGAGGACGAGGCCATGGCTTCCCGAATGAAGGCGGGCGCCGCCCGATGGCAGGCCGAGGCGTGGACCAGCAGCTACCGGGCCATTGCCGAGGGCCAGCTGGCACCGGCCACCCCGGACATCGAACAGCTCACCGGTATTGCCCCGCTGGGGCTCGAGGATTACCTGCAGCAAACCAGTAGTTGA
- a CDS encoding aldo/keto reductase produces MTSYNRLGNSGLTVSTVGLGCNNLGRPGTPTESQEGTDAVVNAAVDAGITLFDVADAYGRTPGLSEEMLGKALGNRRDDVVVATKFGMDMKGVNGADFGARGSRRYIVKAAEASLRRLNTDWIDLYQFHTPDPLTPIEETLAALDDLVTSGKVRYIGHSNRAGWQIAEAEFVARMGGFTPFISSQNHYNLLDRRAELEVTPAAEAYGLGVLPYFPLANGLLTGKYSSGKAPEGSRLTHSRTNLLENADFEQLGEFGRFAAERGLTEVQVAFSWLAAQPSVASVIAGATKVEQVQQNADAVSWVPSEKDLEELDRIFPRTPKVALF; encoded by the coding sequence ATGACTTCTTACAACAGACTCGGAAATTCCGGCCTGACCGTCTCCACGGTCGGACTGGGCTGCAACAATCTGGGCCGTCCGGGGACGCCCACCGAATCGCAGGAGGGCACCGACGCCGTCGTCAACGCCGCTGTCGACGCCGGCATTACGCTGTTTGACGTTGCGGACGCCTACGGGCGCACCCCGGGGCTCAGCGAGGAAATGCTGGGCAAGGCGCTGGGCAACCGCCGCGACGACGTGGTGGTAGCCACCAAATTCGGCATGGACATGAAGGGCGTCAACGGCGCAGACTTCGGCGCCCGGGGATCCCGCCGCTACATCGTCAAGGCTGCGGAGGCTTCCCTGCGCCGCCTGAACACGGACTGGATTGACCTCTACCAGTTCCACACCCCGGATCCGCTGACGCCCATCGAGGAGACCCTCGCGGCCCTGGATGATCTGGTGACCAGCGGCAAGGTCCGGTACATCGGACACTCCAACCGGGCGGGCTGGCAGATTGCCGAAGCCGAGTTTGTGGCCCGGATGGGCGGTTTCACTCCGTTTATCTCCTCGCAGAACCATTACAACCTGCTGGACCGCCGGGCCGAGCTGGAGGTCACTCCGGCCGCCGAAGCCTACGGACTGGGCGTGCTGCCCTACTTCCCGCTGGCCAACGGCCTGCTTACGGGCAAGTACAGCAGCGGCAAGGCTCCCGAGGGCAGCCGGCTGACGCATTCCCGGACTAACCTGCTCGAGAACGCTGACTTCGAGCAGCTTGGCGAGTTTGGCCGGTTCGCTGCCGAGCGCGGCCTTACCGAGGTCCAGGTGGCCTTCTCCTGGCTTGCCGCCCAGCCGTCCGTGGCGTCAGTGATTGCCGGTGCCACCAAGGTGGAGCAGGTGCAGCAGAATGCCGACGCCGTTTCCTGGGTCCCGTCCGAGAAGGATCTGGAAGAACTGGACCGGATCTTCCCGCGGACGCCGAAGGTCGCTTTGTTCTAG
- a CDS encoding DUF4287 domain-containing protein has protein sequence MSFQAYLDAVEEKTGLTPRQLMDIAAAKGFSGGNVKAGEILEWLKTDYGIGRGHGMALVHVIKNGPQIDQKHVGTTGAHRDDSDTLWLDGRATKPE, from the coding sequence ATGTCTTTCCAGGCTTATCTAGACGCAGTTGAAGAAAAAACAGGATTGACGCCCCGCCAGCTCATGGATATCGCCGCAGCCAAGGGGTTCAGCGGCGGCAACGTCAAGGCCGGCGAAATCCTCGAATGGCTGAAGACCGATTACGGAATCGGACGCGGTCACGGGATGGCGCTCGTCCACGTCATCAAAAACGGCCCCCAAATAGATCAGAAACACGTCGGAACAACAGGAGCACACCGGGACGACTCCGACACCCTCTGGCTCGACGGCAGGGCAACCAAACCGGAATGA
- a CDS encoding 3-hydroxyacyl-CoA dehydrogenase NAD-binding domain-containing protein yields MSAPDYQRLAGLFPTEVITHSYVSDIQLPGNQGTFALITLDNDVDHSRPTTLGPNTLLELGAKLDELKARADKGEIVGVGVTGKPFYLVAGADLSAVKSISEYEDGAAMAHLGHDVYAKLGNLGVPSFAFINGVALGGGLEIALQSDYRTVSTGAGALSLPEAFIGLVPGWGGVYLLPRLIGPENAVKVMIENPLSNNRTLSGAAAYKLGIADALFEPADFLEQSLAWASRVISGEEQVSRPNAVEPADAGEAWDAAVAKGRAFVEAKTSNAAPAPALVLDLLEAGKTWTREESREAECNALAELMQTPQFRSTVYAFLDLVQKRGKRPAGAPDKKLARPVTKVGVVGAGLMASQLALLFARQLKVPVVMTDIDQARVDKGVGYVHAEVDKLLAKKRISPDAANRTKGLVTGSVSKEAFSDADFVIEAVFEELSVKKQVFAEVEAVVSPECILATNTSSLSVTEMAADLQHPERVVGFHFFNPVAVMPLLEIVRAPKTDDAVLATAFVLAKQLKKTAVLVKDAAAFVVNRILGRMFGEITMVFDEGTDAATADNALRPMGLPMSPFTLLALVGLPVGQHVQESLHSAFGERFWLSKNSQKLIDAGIKSLWQKDEDGNAYIPEETLAMLDFGTTPSTSEEVLRRTQDALAEEIGLMLEEGVVAAPEDIDLCMILGAGWPMHLGGITPYLDRVGASERVNGKKFHEAAVAAPA; encoded by the coding sequence ATGTCTGCTCCTGACTACCAGCGCCTCGCGGGACTCTTCCCCACCGAGGTCATCACCCACTCGTACGTCTCCGACATCCAGCTGCCGGGCAACCAGGGCACCTTCGCCCTGATCACCCTGGACAACGACGTCGACCACTCACGTCCCACCACGCTCGGCCCGAACACGCTCCTTGAGCTGGGCGCGAAGCTCGACGAGCTCAAGGCCCGTGCGGACAAGGGCGAGATTGTCGGCGTCGGCGTCACCGGCAAGCCGTTCTACCTCGTCGCCGGCGCCGATCTTTCCGCTGTGAAGTCCATCTCCGAATATGAAGACGGCGCCGCCATGGCCCACCTGGGCCATGACGTCTACGCCAAGCTTGGCAACCTGGGCGTGCCCAGCTTCGCCTTCATCAACGGCGTTGCCCTCGGCGGCGGCCTGGAGATCGCCCTGCAGTCGGATTACCGCACGGTCTCCACCGGCGCCGGCGCCCTGTCGCTGCCGGAGGCCTTCATCGGCCTGGTTCCGGGCTGGGGCGGCGTGTACCTGCTGCCGCGCCTGATCGGACCCGAGAACGCCGTGAAGGTGATGATCGAGAACCCGCTCAGCAACAACCGCACCCTCTCCGGGGCTGCCGCTTACAAGCTGGGCATTGCCGACGCCCTGTTCGAGCCGGCCGACTTCCTGGAGCAGTCCCTGGCCTGGGCCTCCCGCGTGATCAGCGGCGAGGAGCAGGTTTCCCGGCCCAACGCCGTCGAACCCGCCGACGCCGGCGAAGCCTGGGACGCCGCCGTCGCCAAGGGACGTGCGTTTGTGGAGGCCAAGACCTCCAACGCGGCCCCCGCCCCGGCCCTGGTCCTGGACCTGCTTGAAGCCGGCAAGACCTGGACCCGCGAGGAATCCCGCGAGGCCGAGTGCAATGCCTTGGCCGAGCTCATGCAGACCCCGCAGTTCCGTTCCACGGTCTATGCCTTCCTGGACCTGGTCCAGAAGCGCGGCAAGCGCCCCGCCGGCGCGCCGGACAAGAAGCTGGCCCGCCCGGTCACCAAGGTGGGCGTGGTCGGCGCCGGCCTGATGGCCAGCCAGCTCGCCCTGCTCTTCGCCCGGCAGCTCAAGGTGCCCGTGGTGATGACGGACATCGACCAGGCGCGCGTGGACAAGGGCGTGGGCTACGTGCACGCCGAGGTGGACAAGCTCCTGGCCAAGAAGCGCATCTCCCCCGACGCCGCCAACCGCACCAAGGGCCTGGTCACCGGTTCGGTCTCGAAGGAAGCGTTCTCCGACGCCGACTTCGTCATCGAGGCCGTCTTCGAGGAACTCTCCGTGAAGAAGCAGGTGTTCGCCGAGGTGGAGGCCGTGGTCTCCCCCGAATGCATCCTGGCTACCAACACCTCCTCGCTCTCCGTGACGGAAATGGCCGCGGACCTGCAGCACCCGGAGCGGGTAGTGGGCTTCCACTTCTTCAACCCGGTCGCCGTTATGCCGCTGCTGGAAATCGTGCGCGCTCCCAAGACCGACGACGCCGTGCTGGCCACCGCCTTTGTCCTGGCCAAGCAGCTGAAGAAGACGGCCGTGCTGGTCAAGGATGCCGCAGCCTTCGTGGTCAACCGCATCCTGGGCCGCATGTTCGGCGAGATCACCATGGTCTTCGATGAGGGCACCGATGCCGCCACCGCAGACAACGCGCTGCGTCCGATGGGCCTGCCCATGTCTCCGTTCACCCTGCTCGCCCTCGTGGGCCTGCCGGTGGGACAGCATGTGCAGGAATCACTGCACTCGGCCTTCGGTGAGCGCTTCTGGCTCTCGAAGAACTCGCAGAAGCTCATCGACGCCGGCATCAAGTCCCTGTGGCAGAAGGACGAGGACGGCAACGCCTACATCCCCGAGGAAACCCTGGCGATGCTGGACTTCGGCACCACGCCGTCCACCTCCGAGGAAGTCCTGCGCCGGACGCAGGATGCCCTGGCCGAGGAAATCGGGCTCATGCTCGAAGAGGGTGTTGTGGCAGCTCCCGAAGACATCGACCTGTGCATGATCCTGGGTGCCGGCTGGCCGATGCACCTGGGCGGCATCACGCCGTACCTGGACCGTGTCGGGGCTTCCGAGCGCGTGAACGGCAAGAAGTTCCATGAGGCTGCTGTGGCTGCTCCAGCCTAG
- a CDS encoding acetyl-CoA C-acyltransferase — MSPQSRSRQIRDVVFVDGVRTPFGKAGEKGIYAGMRADDLVVKCIRELMRRNPSLPPERIDEVAIAATTQSGDQGMTIGRTAALLAGLPRTVPGFAIDRMCAGAMTAVTTTASGIGFGAYDVVIAGGVEHMGNHPMGKDADPNPRFMTERLVDPAALNMGNTAENLHDRFPHITKDRTDAYAAASQEKLAKAYAGNAIQPDLVPVATKKPGSGWTLNTVDEPPRPGTTVEDLAQLRTPFRAHGRVTAGNAAGLNDGATTALLASAEAAEELGLGVKMRLVGYAFAGVEPEVMGYGPVPATEKVLEQTGLSIEDIGLFEINEAFAIQVLAFLDHFGIADDDPRVNRYGGAIAVGHPLASSGVRLMNQLARQFEEDPSVRYGMTTMCIGLGMGATVIWENPNHPDYNTDSTEATK, encoded by the coding sequence GTGAGCCCACAAAGCCGATCACGGCAGATCAGGGACGTAGTTTTCGTTGACGGAGTGCGGACCCCGTTCGGCAAAGCAGGCGAAAAAGGCATCTACGCCGGCATGCGGGCTGATGACCTGGTGGTCAAGTGCATCCGCGAACTGATGCGCCGCAACCCCTCCCTTCCTCCGGAACGCATTGACGAGGTTGCCATTGCAGCCACCACCCAGTCCGGCGACCAGGGCATGACCATCGGGCGCACCGCCGCGCTGCTGGCCGGCCTGCCGCGCACCGTCCCGGGCTTCGCCATTGACCGCATGTGCGCGGGTGCCATGACGGCCGTGACCACCACTGCGTCCGGCATCGGCTTCGGCGCCTACGACGTCGTCATCGCCGGCGGTGTGGAGCATATGGGCAACCACCCGATGGGTAAGGACGCCGATCCGAACCCCCGCTTCATGACCGAGCGGCTGGTGGACCCGGCCGCCCTGAACATGGGCAACACCGCGGAAAACCTGCATGACCGCTTCCCTCACATCACCAAGGACCGCACCGACGCGTACGCCGCCGCCAGCCAGGAGAAGCTGGCCAAGGCCTACGCCGGTAATGCCATCCAGCCGGATCTGGTCCCCGTCGCCACGAAGAAGCCCGGCTCCGGTTGGACGCTGAACACCGTGGACGAACCGCCGCGCCCGGGCACCACCGTTGAAGACCTCGCCCAGCTGCGGACCCCATTCCGTGCCCACGGCCGGGTCACCGCCGGCAACGCCGCCGGCCTGAACGACGGCGCCACCACCGCCCTGCTGGCCTCCGCCGAAGCGGCCGAGGAACTGGGTTTGGGCGTCAAGATGCGCCTGGTCGGCTACGCCTTCGCCGGCGTCGAGCCCGAGGTCATGGGCTACGGCCCGGTCCCCGCCACCGAAAAGGTGCTGGAGCAGACCGGACTGTCCATCGAGGACATCGGCCTGTTTGAGATCAACGAGGCCTTCGCCATCCAGGTGCTGGCCTTCCTGGACCACTTCGGCATCGCCGACGACGATCCCCGCGTGAACCGCTACGGCGGCGCCATCGCCGTCGGCCACCCGCTGGCCTCCTCGGGCGTCCGCCTGATGAACCAGCTGGCCCGCCAGTTCGAGGAAGACCCGAGCGTGCGTTACGGCATGACGACCATGTGCATCGGCCTGGGCATGGGCGCCACCGTGATCTGGGAAAACCCGAACCACCCCGACTACAACACCGATTCCACGGAGGCCACGAAGTAA
- a CDS encoding phage holin family protein: MKNLLMTCLLQILAASAALLLSMWWVPGFRVQWPGFVATVLVVVLAQALMTPLTNWAAKRYAPAFLGGTGLVAALLALVIASTIPAGVSNTGIGNWILSALILWVASAAGTAVAQVLASRRGGSPDQAAGRA, translated from the coding sequence ATGAAAAACCTGCTGATGACGTGCCTGCTGCAGATACTTGCGGCAAGCGCAGCCCTTCTGCTGAGTATGTGGTGGGTGCCCGGATTCCGCGTCCAGTGGCCCGGATTCGTCGCCACGGTACTGGTTGTGGTGCTCGCCCAGGCACTTATGACGCCGCTGACCAACTGGGCGGCAAAACGCTACGCACCCGCGTTCCTCGGCGGGACGGGGCTCGTCGCTGCCCTGTTGGCGTTGGTGATTGCCAGTACCATCCCCGCTGGAGTCAGCAACACCGGGATTGGCAACTGGATCCTTTCGGCACTCATCCTCTGGGTCGCATCGGCGGCCGGAACAGCGGTTGCCCAGGTTTTGGCCTCACGTCGCGGGGGCTCCCCGGACCAGGCTGCCGGACGCGCATAG
- a CDS encoding PLDc N-terminal domain-containing protein gives MSFWESMWSIVVAFFFVAYLILLFQILSDLFRDRELGGFAKAAWIFFLFIAPFITALVYIIARGGGMAARSEARVREEAEATDSYVRRIAGTASPAQQIESARSLLADGSITESEFDRLKSMALSA, from the coding sequence ATGAGCTTCTGGGAATCCATGTGGAGCATCGTTGTGGCGTTCTTTTTCGTGGCCTATCTAATCCTGCTGTTCCAGATCCTGTCGGATCTGTTCCGTGACCGGGAACTCGGCGGTTTCGCCAAGGCGGCCTGGATTTTCTTTCTGTTCATCGCCCCCTTTATTACGGCGCTGGTGTACATCATCGCCCGGGGCGGAGGCATGGCTGCGCGAAGTGAGGCCCGGGTCCGGGAGGAGGCGGAGGCAACGGACAGCTATGTACGGCGGATCGCCGGAACGGCTTCTCCCGCCCAGCAGATTGAGTCCGCGCGCAGCCTCCTTGCCGACGGGAGCATCACCGAGTCCGAGTTTGACCGGCTGAAGTCCATGGCGCTGTCCGCCTAA
- a CDS encoding alpha/beta hydrolase fold domain-containing protein: protein MESIADPALAAWLEEIRTGESVEPSLETIRLLRKDRARPPGPELASVTDVTIPGRPALRARLYRCGAGIQPLTVFVHGGGFVFGGLESHDRLCRRLALLANTAVLAVDYRLAPEHAAPAAVDDIVCALAWVAEGPGELGSVRPGVGLAGDSAGGLIAFLAADRLAGTALQPQLLLLAYPNADLALALPSAGEKGEGWGLSVRELTFFISQWVPAASPQMFAEYSPLAVAAAGGRRLMSVRTLLATAEHDPLRDEGQLLAETLVRGGADVDYVPHPGLVHGFLTLDTVSPAARQAGDALLRRYGTALRHAHDAKG from the coding sequence ATGGAGTCCATAGCCGATCCAGCGTTGGCTGCCTGGCTGGAGGAGATACGTACCGGCGAAAGCGTGGAGCCCTCACTCGAAACCATCCGTTTGTTGAGGAAGGACCGAGCCCGGCCTCCCGGTCCGGAGCTTGCCAGCGTCACCGACGTCACCATCCCCGGAAGGCCTGCGCTGCGGGCCCGGTTGTACCGCTGTGGTGCCGGAATTCAGCCGCTGACGGTGTTTGTGCACGGCGGCGGGTTCGTGTTCGGCGGGCTTGAGTCGCACGACAGGCTCTGCCGCCGCCTCGCACTGTTGGCCAACACCGCGGTCCTGGCGGTGGACTACCGGCTCGCCCCCGAGCATGCCGCGCCGGCGGCAGTGGATGACATTGTGTGTGCCCTGGCCTGGGTTGCGGAGGGTCCGGGGGAACTGGGGTCCGTCCGTCCCGGCGTCGGGCTGGCCGGTGACAGTGCCGGCGGCCTGATCGCTTTCCTGGCCGCAGACAGGCTGGCAGGTACCGCGTTGCAGCCTCAGTTGCTCCTGCTGGCCTATCCCAACGCCGACCTGGCCCTGGCCCTGCCCAGTGCCGGCGAAAAGGGTGAGGGATGGGGTCTGTCGGTGCGGGAGCTGACGTTCTTCATTTCACAGTGGGTGCCGGCGGCGTCCCCGCAGATGTTTGCCGAGTACAGCCCGTTGGCTGTTGCCGCTGCCGGCGGACGGCGGCTGATGTCCGTGCGGACCCTGCTCGCTACGGCAGAGCATGATCCGCTGCGGGACGAGGGGCAGCTGCTGGCTGAAACCCTGGTGCGCGGTGGAGCCGACGTCGACTATGTGCCCCACCCCGGTTTGGTGCACGGCTTCCTGACCCTGGACACTGTCTCGCCGGCTGCCCGGCAGGCAGGCGATGCCCTGCTGCGGCGGTACGGGACGGCGCTGCGGCACGCCCATGATGCCAAGGGGTAA